In the Collimonas arenae genome, GACCTCCGGCCGCTGGAAACCGTTCGCGCCCGAGCCGCTGCATCCGAAGTCGCAAAAGCAGGCGATCATCATCTTGCGCAACGCCTTTACGTACCTGGTGCGGGTGCGCTACCTGGGCGGCAATCCCTGGGTGGTGGTCAAGGATCCGTCCGTCACCGAGGAAGTTCACGCCATGCAGATCGACCGTGCGCTGACGGTCGCGCAATGGGATTGGCTGATCGCGATCCTGAGCGAATCGGCCGAGGATCCGGCCAACGTCCAGGAGCGGGTAGCGCTGGCGGCCATTCTGCTGCTGGGCGACTCTGGCCTGCGCCGGGAAGAAGCCGCCGGCGCCCTGCGCGCCGGCCTCTCCCGCTGGAACGCAGAGTTGTGGATGCTGCGCGTCCTGGGCAAGCGCAACAAGAAGCGCGACGTGCCGGTCAGCCTGCGCACGGTGGAAGCGTTGCGCCGGCACTGGGACGACCGCCAGGCCGACTTCGATGCCGCCGGCGCCGACCAGCCGTTGCTGCGGCCGGTGTTTGTGCCGCCCACTGCCAGCGCCGCCGCCCGCCATGGTCCCGGCCAGGCCGCGAAAGGCTATACGGCCGATGGCCTGGCCCAGCTGGTGGCCACCGCCGTGCGCCGGATCCGCGCCGAGCTGCAGGGCGGCGGCATCGATGCAGAGGTGTTGGAGCAAGTGCCGGTGGACGCCTTTGACCGAGCGACGCCGCATGCCTTCCGGCATACCTTCGGCACCCTGGCCACCGAGCGCGGTATGCCGCTGGACGTGGTGCAAGCCGTCCTTGGCCACGCCAGCGGCACCACCACCGCGATCTATGTGCGGACGCGCCAAAAACGGATGGCGGAGGAAGCAGCCAAGTATTTTTTAGGGGATGTGGGGGATGGCGACGAACAGAGCGACTAGGAAATGTGGGCGGCGCCAGGTGCGTTATGCCTAGCAAGATCAAAATCGGTTTTTCAGGGGGAAGGGGGTAGTACGTGATGCACTTCTACCCTGCTCGATCGCCAGCGGACTACCCGACTAAAAATCCGCTAGTGACGCTTGAAGCGGCTACCGGCTCTCTCCGAATACCGCAACCTGGAGAAACGGGCAATTAATCCGGACGGATATTTTGCCCTGCGGGCCGTCTTTATTTTTGTCTTTCCTCGCGTATTTCATGTACCGCAGATCTCAGTAAATCTTCGATGGCGTTGATTTGCTCCCCAACTGGCACCGACTCAACATGTGCCAACGCTAGTTTCATCAAGCCCACTACGGAGGAGGGAGAAATCTGCGACTTGTTTGCGCGAAGCGCAGCTACAACAACTCCACTCGCATGCGCCGCGACCTCTGCCGATACGAGAAAATGAATTTTCTGTTCAATTTCAATGGCCGGTTGTACTTTTTTCGGATGACGTTCAGAGGTCATTGTTCGCTTTCTTTTTCCGCGCTGGTTCGGCTGCATACAGAATTTCAATGGCATCTAATAGTTCGCGCAAACGACCCGCTACACGTGGCGTCACGAACAAATCAACCTCATTCTCACGCGCATAGTGAATGCGGTCAGGACCAACGGCCGGCGTCACTTCGCCACCGCTTCCCGTTTCAAAAAGGCGCAGCTCACCAGTCGATTCGTCGCCGAAAGCCCTGTCGAACAGTCCATTGACCGAATCAATGTTGTAGATGTAACCGCGCTCACACCAGTTCTCGGTATCGCGGCACCATATCGCCGCCAATAGTTTTTCTAAGCGCAGGCCAGGTTCAAGACGGCTTGGCGATTCAAAGAAGACAATGCGATCTTGCATGACTCTGCTATCGTCAGCCATAACCACTGGCAAGCTGACGATGGCACGAAACAGAATTCCGCTACCGAGAGATGTAATTGGCCGACTTGGCGGTATGGTTTTCATGCTCTGTTCTCCGGTAAAAGTGTTACTCCATCCGTTACTTCTTTCAACTCCATTTCTTGGCTCTTAGTACCGAATAATTCTTCAAATTGATCCGTTACTATCTTCGTAATTTCCATGCAAGTCCGCGCATTAGGATTATTTAAATCTGGCCGAATTCGACGCGCAAGGTCATTGAGTTGATATCCATAGGCGGCATTATGTGCGCGCCAATCTGGCGACAGATAGCGGTTACGCAGCATGCCGCAGTAGAACATTGATGCGCTAGAGATCGCGTAGTGCAGGAGATCAGAATATTCCAATCCTGCTCGACGAATAATTTTTTTGACCTGCTCTTCGTCCGCGCAATCCGGTATGTTATTTAGCAAGCTCATTTCGTCTCTCAATTCTGAAAATATTCAGCAGATTTTCTTTACTCTTCTTCGTTGCCATCAGCGTCAACATGAATTTCTTCTTTCGACATTTCGACCCAGGCAACAGAATAAGTATAAATCGTATTATTTTTTTTCAAAACAGCAGTCGCCGCACAGCGATACAGTCGATTATTTATTCGCGTAACGGCGCCTATAGAATTTCCTCCGAGCTGATTCATGCAATAAATATTCTCGCGCTCATTGGCGTTCGCAGATGTAACCAGCAAAGTAGATGCCTTATACATCGATAAGCTAAGGACGGCGCCAAAAGCAAGCGCAACAAGATTGCGACGACGACTGCCTTTATTGCTGACCATGCATATCTCCATTTCCGGGCGACTCAACCAGATTAGCCTCAATGAGAAGCAGCCGCCAAACTGCATAAGGCATGTGTTTGTGATTGGGGGATTCAGGAGGGCTAAGCCACTTCCTGACAACCCTTGAATCAACGCCGGCACGTCCCGCTATTTCGGATCCAGTGAGCTCGCCCAATTTACGAATGACGCAGCGAATATCTTGCAACGTTGGCTCACAAAAATCAGGGTCCGTATATTTCAGCAAAGCATATTTGTTCGGATCTTCTGGAAGACCCGAAACAAGATATTGCGCTCTTGTTTCGGACATTTTGATTACTCCTTTTTATAGTTGACCGCTCTGAGCAAACGACATAGTTTTTGTTCCAGCAACGATAAAGTGATCGAGCAAGCGAACATCAATCAATTCCAGTGTCTGTTTAAGCTTCGCGGTCAAATCTTTGTCGGCGCGACTGGCCTCCAATGATCCAGATGGATGATTATGAAAAATGATCGCACTTGCGGCATTATGCTTTAACGCGGATTTCACAACCTCACGCGGATACACTGCAGCCTGTGTCAGGGTTCCAAAAAACATCTCTTCGCATGCAACCACGCCAAGATTTACATCAAGCCAAATAACGCCGAAAATCTCACGCTCTTCAAGAGCCAATTTATGCGTCAAGTATTGAGTTACCACTTCAGGCGAGGAAATTTTCACTACGGCAGTACGCAAGCGGCTTTCTAAAAGCTTAAGTGCTTGCTGAATGATTGTGTCTTCTAGGCTCATCGGTTTCTTCCGGTTATGACCTTGGCGCGATTGCCCGGTCTTCTTTGGGTGGTCTACATTGCTGCATCCCATGTAGAACATTATACATGGCCCAATGGGCCTATGTCAACATTATTTGTTCAATTTATGACTTATTTTTGATGTATTAATGATTACTTTTTGATTGCTTATTGTTTCTTTTTAGATTTCTTATTGATTCCCAAAATCTTTAAAAATCCCCGTGCTCGTGTCAGATCTACGGCTACAGCCATGGCGAACACCTGGCGCCAGCCACGCCGGCGCAACCCATTCCTGCAGCTCGATGCCGGTCCGGATCCTGCCTGCCGGCGCCAGGTCCACGGCCAGGCGCACCTGGTCGAGCAGCTGGCCGGCGCCGCTGCCGGCAGCCGGTGCCGGATCTCCGATCGGAACAACCAGGGCGAACCCATTTATTTTTCCTCTCGCTCTAAAATTTCACCAACAAATTTCCAAACAACATCAGTCATGTGGCGAAAATTCTGCGACTCTGAAGGCTGCAGCCATTTATTCAATGCATGAGTATTTGTTCCGATTCGCGAAGCGAATTGTTCACGCGTCATCCCTAAACGACGCATCGCATCCCGTAAAAATTCTTGCTGCGTCATTGGTTGTTTTTCCTATTTGGAAGAGTTACACCTCTCCTATGATTGACGTTTGTCTTTAGCAAGGAATGCGGTTTCGATCTTTGTTTCCACGAACGCGGTTACTAGAACGATTCCCGCTGCAATAACCCATTTCGCCAGACCATCAGGGCCAAGGGAAAGAACCGAAAGCACGCTGATTATGGACACAACCGTAATAACCAAATTTAATTCTGGAGTTGGTTTGAATTTCATAGCTAATTTTCCTTTAATTTCGTTCCAATAGGGTCATCGTGGTGACTCCTAGCGTGACTTGTACATATCGACCCAGCGCAGAATTTCGTCTAGCTGGTCATCGTTCAGGTGTTTTGCCTGCGCATAAATCACCGATGCGATGGATGCAAGCGATAGTTCGGTGGTAGATCCAGATTCAGCCTGAGCGTCCATCCCTGGCACACCGTCATCAGTCAATACCCGGCGGTCGAATCGGTCAACGAAATCATATGGCGCAATTGGTCGCGAAGCGTTGCTCATAGCGACAATCCCCCGTTATTGAGTGTCGATTTTCTACTCTTACTACCGATAGGGAAAAGCCACCAAAGAAGAAAAGTCAGCGTGAAAAACGCGCCTGCCAAAAAGTGCTTATATCCCGCCGTCAACTCAAGATTCCAACTATATCCCTCGGCAAATCCTCCGCAGATCAATCCAACCACGAGGAAAATAGCCGATATGCCGAAGAAATATTTTTCATGTCTAACTACCGCACACATGACCACGGCCGATGCGAACGCCGCAGCCATTCCTATCATCATCCCGAGATTAAAATTTTCTATAAATTGAAGTGTTACTCCATCTCGATTATTCACGGCGTAGAAAAAGCATAATCCCAGGAGAAGCACACCGACAGTCAAAACCTGGCCATACAAAGTGTAGCTACTGGGTTGCGATTTTTCGTTCATTTCTTACTCCATTTTTAAAATCAAAATCGGTTTTCAGGGGGCGAGGGTGTAATACGTGATGCACTTCTACCCTGCCCGATCGCCAGCGGACTACCCGACTAAAAATCCGCTAGTGACGCTTGAAGCGGCTACCGGCTCTCTCCGAATACCGCAACCTGGAGAAACGGGCAATTAATCCGGACGGATATTTTGCCCTGCGGGCCGTCTTTACGCCTACAGAAATATTTGACGGCCGTTGTGATCGTTGAAGGTAACAGTCTCAAGATCCACAACATGCCAAGTCTCAAAATTAGAGGTAATTTCCAGCTTACCAGATCGCACACGCGCACCGAAAGCGCGGGAGCAAACAGCAGTTGGATAGAACCCTGCAGACGTTTTCATGTGATGTTCATTAAGACGCTTTGCGGCACGTGTCGGGCTGATGTTTTTCGCGGTCATGTTTTCTCCTGGTGAAATAAATTTTTATACAAGATGCACAGGTACAAAAACTTGTTCTCCGCGAACAGCACTAAGAACCATCAGGTGTCCGTCTTCGACATGCCGCAAAAAAGGTGGCAAGCGAAAAAAATCACGGCGAGGCATTTTCAGAGTTGTAAAATCTGTCTTATCCATTTCAAGCTCCACAATAGTTTGTTTTGGTAGAGGTCCGGCAAGGTTGCAGCCCTGCCGGACTTTGCTTTTTAATCGATGGCTGCAAAAATCTTGCCGGCTTCGATGTGTCCATCCAAAAATTCGCGCAGTAAGTGATAGCGATCAATCAGAGCGTCAGCGGCGACCGTGCCATGATTTTTATTGGCCAGCTGACCGAGTGCAAATAGCGTAGCGACGATGCCGGCAGCGTCGGCCGACATGAGGCCGCTGTACCCATTTCCAGATACTTCGATGAGAAGAGAATCCGATAATTTCGGCGCCATGTAGAACCCACCATTGGACAGTTCGTAGTAATGCCAATAGCCGCCGTTATAGGCATCGCACAGCTTATCCAGCCAACGATAAACCAAGAATTCAGCATGCACAAAATGCTGACCAAAGTAAGTTGGCAGGAAATTTAAACGGCGGTCTTCTTCGACCAGGGAGGCGGTAACAGCTTGATTGATTTGAGTGTTATTCATCAGAAATTCTCCGGTTTTTGACCTTGGCGCGATTGCCCGGTCTTCTGGATATGGGCTGCATTTCTGCATCCCATGTAAAACATTATATAGGCCCATTGGGCTTATATCAAACTTTATTTAATCTTTTTCTGTTTTTTTCGGCTTATCCACGAACTCAACATCGCAGTCACCGCACCGAATATGCAGCTCAGGTTTGCCCCATACGTTCACCTCGCAGGCCGGGCATGTGTATTTGATTTTGACTTTCTTTTCAGTGCCAGGCTCAACAGTACTCAAACCTAGTTCAGTAAGTGCAGCAAGGTTTGGAGGATCGTCACCACCCTCGCCCTGGGCCTGGACGGCCGTTAGCGACGCGGGAACCTTCTTAGCGGCCACATCTACCCAGGAAATCATTACGGCCAGCTCAGGGGCCGCACAAACCGTTTGAAATGGACCGGCATCGATGATGTAGTGCGTCATCTGTTGGCCAACCCGGCGGCCGCCAGGCTCACCAGTGTGAGATGGCATTAGACCCACGGACTCCATTTTTGCCGCCCACTCTTTATTGTGGTATCCGCTACGCGTAGGCTTTCCGAAATTCTTCTGCCATTGGTGGACCATTTCATGCACTAGCGTCGAGAGTGTTTTTTCTACCGATCGGAACGCAAAGAATGCCGGGTTCAATGCAATTTCGTCAGCCTTGCCAGATGCATCCCGCCGCACAAATCGCGACTTCGAATAGAAGCCGAAAGTGTTTTGCTTGCGCTGCAGGGTGAACATGCAGCCTGGCAGCTGATTATCAAAAAGCCGTTCATTAAAAAATTTGTAGGCTTTCCGCAACTCGGTGTATATTTCTTCCGTTGGTTCCTGCAGTTCGTTCAGCATTGACCACCTCCAATATTTATGTATCGTACGATACACAGAAAAGATAAGAAAAAGGCGCCATTGCAGCGCCTTTTTTTATACCCCTAGCATCTTCACAACAACCACACCACCAACAGCTCCACCGATCACAGCGATCGCAGCGAAGACGGCTATAAACCGCCAAGCCTTGCGCTCCAGTGACTCGTTGACAGCAACCATTTGCGTCAGGCCAGAGTTAAACTGGCCCGCTATTTTCGAAGCCGCATTCAGGCCGGCATCGGTCAACTTGCGCTCCTGGCCGGAGATCATTGTTTCAAAAGACAAGCGAGAAGCCAGGAAAGCCTTGCCAGCGGCATCTTTAGTCGCTTGCTCTATGGTGGCGCCGAAGTCTTTATCGAACGCCTCAAAACGGCTAATTAGGCCATCTACATCTTGCATCAATTCGGCCAGCAAAGCCTCTCGCGTAGTCGAGATCCCCATTTCACCCCCTACTTGAACAACACTTTGAATACGTCATCCAGATTCTTGTTTGCGGACGTTGCCAGGCGCTTCGCCGAAATCATGCTAATGGCGTAGTCCTTGGTGTCCTCATCTTTTGCCTCGCGCATCATTGCCCGGTAATCGGTTTCATCTGCGACAACCTCAGCAACCGATTTTTTGAGAACGCGAAGGCGATCAAAAATTTCGTTTGAGAACAGCACCGCATCCGGCCGCAGAGTAAATTTTTTCTCTGCTTCATGGAAGCCGCACAACATGCTGAAGTGGCTTGTCAGGTCGTCAGCGTCGTCCAGGGCAACCTTGTTAAACACCACACGAATCTTTTTGGCAGGTACACCGAGGCCAGCCAGTGTTTTGATTGTGTTGATCGTATCAGTTTGTTGTTTCTTCTCGCTGACGACCGGCAGAACAAACCAATCAAACTCTTCGTGCGATCCGGAAAACTGGCCCATCAGTTTTACGAACTCATCGACGTTAGAAGCGCCGATATCGACAATTGCAGAATCAAGCCGCATCATTTCTTCTTGCAGACTGCCGAAGTCTTTACCCTTCAATGTTTCTGTAGCTGCGTTATCGCCGCCGCCTGCATTGATAGTTTCAACGGCAAATTCCGGCGCATTCATGCGAGGGGCGAAAAGTTGCTTGGCCAGGGTTGACTTACCAACGTTCCCGGAAAAATTGATGATCGCGATTTTAGATTTCATATTCATTTTTTCACTTTCCTTGATTGTTTAGCAATACGTTCGTAGTTGAGGATATCGGCCGCTTCTTGATCCGGATCCGGCTTCATTAGGTTCGATAGGTGTTGCATCGAAACTGGCTCACCTGGTGAATTTTCAGCCGCGCTTTCAGGTTGTCCAGTTTCAGTTTCAGCTGTTCCAACAGATGGTTTTTTAGAAACTGTAACTGTCTTTACGTTCTCTTTCCGAAATCGATACACGTACGTTTTGAACGTCGCAAGATCGAACTCTAGCCCTCCAATTTTTAATGCTTCCAGTACATCTTTGAATTGCACCCCTTCAGCCAATTTCCGTTCGATCTCAGGCATCAGGCTACGAAGTTTTGCAGCCTTTGTAGTGGGTTGCATTTCGCTAATTGCTTGCTTTACGGTTGATTTTTCCATCGCCTCCTCTACGTTAATTTGGGACTGGATGGATAATACATTCTTTCATCGAATTTTGTCTACTTTTTGTTCACCTGTTGTTTTCTTTTAACTTACCTATAGCGTGCTTTCTGCATAAAAACTGTTCTTTTTTTGTTAGCCTTCTGTTGCCTTATCGCTTACGGCCTTCGGCCTAAGTCGATTGCACTCACTCAAACCTAGATTTTTTGCTCCTTAACCCGAGCAAAAAACCAATACACATTACGCACCCCCTGCGGGGGGGCAAAATCAACGTAAAATAAGGCTTTACCACGGATGGCGCGAAATTTGTTAGCATACAAATGTATGACAAATCTCTTTTAAAGCCTTATATAGTCTCAAAAATCTGTATTACATTTGTAATACAAAGGAGTTTTTTAAATGGCAGACGAAAAACCACTCTCAGTACGCTATAGCGCCGATGAGAAAAACCGACTTGAACAAGCCGCAGCGCTGGCTGGTTATAAGAAGCTAGGTCCGTATATTCGAGACAAGTCACTCGACAAAATCGGCCACCAGAGCGGCGGTCGGGATAGTCTAGAAATGTGGGCAGAAAGACAAGAAATAACAGGGCGATTAGCTGAGATTGAGGCCACTCAAAAAGCCGCAAATGCCATGCTAACGACCTTGGTTTACTTGGTTCATCGGAAAGCTACGGCCGGCGAAATAAGTGATTTACGTGCCGCCGTGGAATACGCAGGACTGTCTTCAAATGTCCTGGACAAGATCGCGCCGGACATTGGCAAGCTCATCAAACAATTACAAGCGGAGTAATTAAGATGCAAAAATTAGAAGTCGAAAATGCAACTATGTTCTTCGGCGTTAGCTTGCCGATTGCCGGCTGGATAGCTGGAACTTATGTCGGCGGCATTCCTCTTTCGCCATTTCCAGCGGCAGCTACGGCAGCTTTACAAGCTACTACGCACAATCCATTTATTGCCGGCGGCGTTGTTGCTGGCGCCTGTTTAGCGGTCAGTGCTGCATACCTATTAAATGAATATGGCGATGACGGATACCGAGGCGCCCCCTACAAAAGATGGTTACGCGGGTCTAAGTTGGCGAACTGGCATACCGTCAAAGGCAAGGTCAACACCGTCAACCGTCAAGAAAACGGCCGCAGGAAGCGTGACAAAAAGCCAAAACTTGAACCGATAATGATTGGCAATTTACCAATGCCGATACATCTGGAAAACCGCAATACCATGATCTGCGCATCTGTTGGCTCGGGTAAATCCGTGACCATGGAAGGCATGATTGCGTCGGCGCTGAAGCGTCGGGACAAGATGGCAGTGATCGACCCGAACGGAACTTTTTACTCGAAATTCAGTTTCCCAGGGGACATTCTCATCAACCCGTATGATTCTCGCTCGGTAGGCTGGACGCTGTTTAATGAGATCCGGGGTATTCACGATTTCGACCGTATGGCGAAAAGCGTCATCCCGCCGCAAATCGATTCGGAGTCAGAACAGTGGTGCGCATACAGCCGCGATGTGCTGGCCGACACAATGCGCAAGCTAGTGGAAACCGGCAATCCCGACCAGGACACCCTAGTCAATCTCCTGGTGCGAGAAGACGGCGACGTTATCAAGGCTTTTCTTGCGAATACTGATTCGCAAGGCTATTTCCGAGAGAACGCGGAAAAGGCCGTTGCCAGCATCCAGTTCATGCTCAATAAATACGTACGGCCGCTGCGTTCAATGACCAAGGGGGATTTTTCCATCTTGCAATGGGTTCAAAACCCCAATTCCGGCAATCTCTTTATCACCTGGCGCGAAGACATGCGCTCGGCTCAAAGGCCATTAGTCGCAACCTGGATAGACACCATTTGCGCCACGATCCTGAGCTATGAGCCAACTTCGTCCACCGTTGACACGCCGCTATGGCTATTCCTAGATGAAGTGGAATCCCTTGGAAAACTCGAATCATTCGTCCCAGCAACCACCAAGGGACGGAAGCATGGTCTGCGGATCGTCGGCAGCATTCAGGACTGGGCGCAACTTGAGGAAATGTATGGCAAGGAGGCAGCGAGAACGTTGCTCTCATGCTTCCGTAACTACATTATTTTCGGCGCCTCTAATGCGCTCAACGCCGAAAAAGCCAGCGAGATCCTGGGTAAGCAGCAAGTAGAGCGC is a window encoding:
- a CDS encoding SprT-like domain-containing protein, with protein sequence MLNELQEPTEEIYTELRKAYKFFNERLFDNQLPGCMFTLQRKQNTFGFYSKSRFVRRDASGKADEIALNPAFFAFRSVEKTLSTLVHEMVHQWQKNFGKPTRSGYHNKEWAAKMESVGLMPSHTGEPGGRRVGQQMTHYIIDAGPFQTVCAAPELAVMISWVDVAAKKVPASLTAVQAQGEGGDDPPNLAALTELGLSTVEPGTEKKVKIKYTCPACEVNVWGKPELHIRCGDCDVEFVDKPKKTEKD
- a CDS encoding phage integrase family protein encodes the protein MAQHTNVVLPPITYTRADYTALRAHCLNIPLAKIAELYYSDDSPQRQAGLERFLLAMRADLIERAISHNPAFAVSLQGARKGGAMTAAALQILIKAADAPPAHPAPGQPLSQWFRPRTVAALQNEQLRTLADLVELVRRRGPGWWRGISRIGAGRAAAIVRWLQRHEHRLGAVPAGRYAAPAPAVLVVLDPARPTQLAPLGQFTVLAALDGSAGINRAAQFCFIAAGNDLEAIGFYLARFEDQPHTQRAYRRELERFMLWSILIARKPLSSLLVDDCEAYKRFLRAPAPHFMGVRAARTSGRWKPFAPEPLHPKSQKQAIIILRNAFTYLVRVRYLGGNPWVVVKDPSVTEEVHAMQIDRALTVAQWDWLIAILSESAEDPANVQERVALAAILLLGDSGLRREEAAGALRAGLSRWNAELWMLRVLGKRNKKRDVPVSLRTVEALRRHWDDRQADFDAAGADQPLLRPVFVPPTASAAARHGPGQAAKGYTADGLAQLVATAVRRIRAELQGGGIDAEVLEQVPVDAFDRATPHAFRHTFGTLATERGMPLDVVQAVLGHASGTTTAIYVRTRQKRMAEEAAKYFLGDVGDGDEQSD
- a CDS encoding antirestriction protein, yielding MNNTQINQAVTASLVEEDRRLNFLPTYFGQHFVHAEFLVYRWLDKLCDAYNGGYWHYYELSNGGFYMAPKLSDSLLIEVSGNGYSGLMSADAAGIVATLFALGQLANKNHGTVAADALIDRYHLLREFLDGHIEAGKIFAAID
- a CDS encoding JAB domain-containing protein; this translates as MSLEDTIIQQALKLLESRLRTAVVKISSPEVVTQYLTHKLALEEREIFGVIWLDVNLGVVACEEMFFGTLTQAAVYPREVVKSALKHNAASAIIFHNHPSGSLEASRADKDLTAKLKQTLELIDVRLLDHFIVAGTKTMSFAQSGQL
- a CDS encoding transcriptional regulator — protein: MTQQEFLRDAMRRLGMTREQFASRIGTNTHALNKWLQPSESQNFRHMTDVVWKFVGEILEREEK
- a CDS encoding type IV secretion system DNA-binding domain-containing protein, encoding MQKLEVENATMFFGVSLPIAGWIAGTYVGGIPLSPFPAAATAALQATTHNPFIAGGVVAGACLAVSAAYLLNEYGDDGYRGAPYKRWLRGSKLANWHTVKGKVNTVNRQENGRRKRDKKPKLEPIMIGNLPMPIHLENRNTMICASVGSGKSVTMEGMIASALKRRDKMAVIDPNGTFYSKFSFPGDILINPYDSRSVGWTLFNEIRGIHDFDRMAKSVIPPQIDSESEQWCAYSRDVLADTMRKLVETGNPDQDTLVNLLVREDGDVIKAFLANTDSQGYFRENAEKAVASIQFMLNKYVRPLRSMTKGDFSILQWVQNPNSGNLFITWREDMRSAQRPLVATWIDTICATILSYEPTSSTVDTPLWLFLDEVESLGKLESFVPATTKGRKHGLRIVGSIQDWAQLEEMYGKEAARTLLSCFRNYIIFGASNALNAEKASEILGKQQVERLNITRTSNGTTRSTVTSLPEPVVMDSEISNLNDLTGYVMFAEDFPITKITMPYVDYPHRAEGVVLKG
- the stbB gene encoding StbB family protein, encoding MNMKSKIAIINFSGNVGKSTLAKQLFAPRMNAPEFAVETINAGGGDNAATETLKGKDFGSLQEEMMRLDSAIVDIGASNVDEFVKLMGQFSGSHEEFDWFVLPVVSEKKQQTDTINTIKTLAGLGVPAKKIRVVFNKVALDDADDLTSHFSMLCGFHEAEKKFTLRPDAVLFSNEIFDRLRVLKKSVAEVVADETDYRAMMREAKDEDTKDYAISMISAKRLATSANKNLDDVFKVLFK